One genomic region from bacterium encodes:
- a CDS encoding shikimate dehydrogenase, translating to MASPRRAGFRLPASRIELRQPGMLGIIGNPVRASLSPRMHEAALRRLGLDARYLPFEIARGELRDVMRALRPLGFWGINVTIPYKEAVLRHLDRVDAAAAAIGAVNTVVVGPQGLVGHNTDAPGFLLALREAGAGVRGGQVLVLGAGGAAR from the coding sequence TTGGCTAGTCCCCGGCGCGCCGGGTTCCGGCTGCCGGCGTCCCGCATCGAGCTTCGCCAGCCCGGGATGCTCGGCATCATCGGCAATCCCGTCCGCGCCTCGCTCTCGCCGCGGATGCACGAGGCGGCGCTGCGCCGCCTCGGCCTCGACGCGCGCTACCTGCCGTTCGAGATCGCGCGGGGCGAGCTGCGCGACGTCATGCGCGCGCTCCGGCCGCTGGGCTTCTGGGGGATCAACGTCACCATCCCGTACAAGGAGGCCGTCCTGCGGCACCTCGACCGGGTCGATGCGGCGGCGGCGGCGATCGGCGCCGTGAACACCGTCGTGGTCGGCCCGCAGGGGCTCGTCGGGCACAACACGGACGCCCCGGGGTTCCTGCTGGCGCTGCGCGAGGCCGGCGCGGGGGTGCGCGGCGGGCAGGTGCTGGTGCTCGGCGCCGGCGGCGCGGCGCGCG
- a CDS encoding NADH-quinone oxidoreductase subunit N — translation MNGMATALAPELLLLAAALLVTALESIWPSKGLRLKAAVGLAALAGAFFLLPGAASVAPDALAGMWAGDALATVFKVAVLVAAALSLLIAVEEIGARSRAGGEYVILLLLAAVGMMVMISGTDLVLIFLGIELMAVSFYVLAGFTWFRETSAEGALKYVITGLFASALLLYGLSLVYGATGSTSLGALAGVGRGGEADALVLAGLAFLACGLAFKMGAAPFQMWMPDVLEGAPTPVAGYLAVGPKIAVMGVAARVFAGGFPDWFQLWGPVWWSLAALTILWGNLAALAQESVKRMLAYSSVAHVGYLLVAVVATGRNPAATGPLAFYLLAYAFMNLGAFGTLLWFERATGAEVTWRDLAGFGRRRPAMGAFFALFLLSLAGIPPTAGFPAKFWIFLEGWQAGYGGLVLVALLGSAIGAYYYLRVVYALYLLPEPETTAEVERRGEFSWLAYAVVLAAVGTLVAGVVPSFFVELASRAILG, via the coding sequence ATGAACGGGATGGCGACGGCGCTGGCGCCCGAGCTGCTGCTGCTCGCCGCGGCGCTCCTCGTGACCGCGCTCGAGAGCATCTGGCCGTCCAAGGGGCTGCGGCTCAAGGCCGCGGTCGGCCTCGCCGCCCTTGCGGGCGCATTCTTCCTGCTCCCCGGCGCCGCGTCCGTGGCGCCCGACGCGCTCGCCGGGATGTGGGCCGGCGACGCCCTGGCGACCGTGTTCAAGGTTGCCGTCCTCGTCGCCGCCGCGCTCTCGCTGCTGATCGCGGTCGAGGAGATCGGCGCGCGCTCCCGCGCGGGCGGCGAGTACGTGATCCTCCTGCTGCTGGCGGCCGTGGGGATGATGGTCATGATCTCGGGCACCGACCTGGTGCTGATCTTCCTCGGCATCGAGCTGATGGCGGTGAGCTTCTACGTCCTCGCGGGCTTCACCTGGTTCCGCGAGACGAGCGCCGAGGGCGCGCTCAAGTACGTGATCACCGGGCTCTTCGCCTCCGCGCTGCTGCTCTACGGCCTCTCGCTCGTCTACGGGGCCACCGGGTCCACGTCGCTGGGGGCGCTCGCGGGCGTGGGGCGCGGCGGCGAGGCGGACGCGCTCGTGCTCGCGGGCCTGGCCTTCCTGGCCTGCGGCCTGGCCTTCAAGATGGGCGCCGCGCCGTTCCAGATGTGGATGCCCGACGTGCTCGAGGGGGCGCCGACGCCGGTCGCCGGGTACCTGGCCGTCGGGCCGAAGATCGCGGTGATGGGCGTGGCCGCCCGCGTCTTCGCCGGCGGCTTCCCCGACTGGTTCCAGCTCTGGGGCCCCGTCTGGTGGTCGCTCGCCGCCCTGACCATCCTCTGGGGGAACCTCGCCGCCCTGGCGCAGGAGAGTGTCAAGCGGATGCTCGCCTACTCCAGCGTCGCGCACGTCGGCTACCTGCTCGTCGCCGTCGTCGCCACCGGCCGCAATCCGGCAGCGACGGGCCCGCTGGCGTTCTACCTGCTGGCCTACGCCTTCATGAACCTCGGCGCCTTCGGGACGCTGCTCTGGTTCGAGCGCGCCACCGGCGCGGAGGTGACCTGGCGCGACCTGGCCGGGTTCGGCCGTCGCCGCCCCGCGATGGGGGCCTTCTTCGCGCTCTTCCTCCTCTCGCTGGCCGGCATCCCGCCGACGGCGGGCTTCCCCGCGAAGTTCTGGATCTTCCTCGAGGGCTGGCAGGCCGGCTACGGGGGCCTCGTCCTCGTGGCGCTGCTCGGGAGCGCGATCGGCGCGTACTACTACCTGCGCGTGGTCTACGCCCTGTACCTGCTGCCCGAGCCGGAGACGACGGCCGAGGTCGAGCGTCGGGGCGAGTTCTCCTGGCTGGCCTACGCGGTGGTGCTCGCCGCGGTCGGCACCCTCGTCGCGGGGGTCGTGCCGTCGTTCTTCGTTGAACTGGCCTCGAGGGCAATCCTTGGCTAG